A genomic region of Paenibacillus sp. PL2-23 contains the following coding sequences:
- the ilvE gene encoding branched-chain-amino-acid transaminase, protein MAQQWIYLNGDFVTKEDAKISVYDHGFLYGDGIFEGIRIYDGNIFKCKEHLDRLYDSAKSIMLDIPLTIDEMQDALVETIRRNGLRDGYIRLVVSRGPGNLGLDPKRCPSAWVIIIVEQLAIYPEEAYKNGLVSVSVSQRRNIPDALNPKIKSLNYLNNILVKIQANLAGVGEAIMLNSQGYVAEGSSDNIFIIKNGTVFTPPCYVGALEGITRGAIMELCGKLGYKLKEEPFTLHDVYVADEVFFTGTAAEVIAVREVDGRTIGSGQAGPITTHLLKEFRAMVTVDGVKVYG, encoded by the coding sequence ATGGCACAGCAATGGATATATTTGAATGGTGATTTTGTGACGAAGGAAGACGCCAAAATTTCGGTCTATGACCACGGCTTCCTGTACGGAGATGGCATATTTGAAGGCATTCGCATTTATGACGGCAATATCTTTAAGTGCAAGGAGCATCTGGACCGCCTGTACGATTCCGCCAAATCCATTATGCTGGACATTCCGCTGACGATTGACGAGATGCAGGATGCGCTCGTGGAGACGATTCGCCGCAATGGACTGCGTGACGGCTATATCCGTCTTGTTGTGTCCCGCGGTCCCGGCAATCTGGGATTGGATCCCAAGCGCTGCCCTTCGGCATGGGTCATCATCATTGTGGAGCAGCTTGCCATTTATCCGGAGGAAGCCTACAAGAATGGTCTTGTGTCGGTATCTGTGTCCCAGCGCCGCAACATTCCAGACGCTCTTAATCCGAAGATCAAGTCGCTTAATTACTTGAACAATATATTGGTCAAAATCCAAGCGAATCTCGCCGGCGTCGGCGAAGCCATTATGCTTAACTCTCAAGGCTATGTGGCGGAGGGATCCAGCGACAACATCTTTATTATTAAGAACGGCACGGTGTTCACGCCGCCTTGCTACGTTGGCGCGCTGGAAGGCATAACGCGGGGCGCGATTATGGAGCTATGCGGCAAGCTTGGCTACAAGCTGAAGGAAGAGCCGTTTACGCTGCATGATGTATATGTCGCGGATGAGGTGTTTTTCACCGGTACGGCTGCTGAGGTCATTGCCGTTCGGGAAGTAGACGGACGCACCATTGGCTCCGGACAAGCCGGTCCTATCACGACGCATCTGCTCAAGGAATTCCGTGCTATGGTGACGGTTGACGGCGTGAAGGTTTACGGCTAA
- a CDS encoding homoserine dehydrogenase yields MKPVKVGLLGLGTVGTGVVRIVEGHQEDLQSQVGSPIMIEKVLVQNKSKSRSISVSPDKLTEDPWEIIRHPEIDVIVEVMGGIAGTKEYILEALSLGKHVVTANKDLMALHGPEILAKAQEHRCDVLYEASVAGGIPILRTLVEGFSSDRITKIMGIVNGTTNYILTKMSQEGASYGDVLKEAQELGYAEADPTSDVEGLDAARKMTILATLGFRSNVALEDVSAKGISSVSKEDILYAKRLGYELKLLGIAERQDDLISISVQPTMVKQSHPIASVNGVFNAVYVYGEAVGETMFYGAGAGELPTATSIVADLVAVVKNLKLGVNGKQGAVAYKEKKLKTDEQISSKYFLLLHVADRAGVLARITQVFADFEVSLESVLQQPNPSNPEAEIIIITHDASKAAIQKVIGEFESLDVVHKVKSVYRVEG; encoded by the coding sequence ATGAAGCCGGTAAAGGTTGGTTTATTGGGATTAGGCACAGTGGGAACAGGCGTGGTGCGCATTGTGGAAGGCCATCAGGAGGATTTGCAGAGCCAGGTGGGCTCCCCTATCATGATTGAGAAGGTACTGGTGCAGAATAAGAGCAAGTCCCGCAGCATTTCGGTATCGCCGGATAAGCTGACGGAGGACCCGTGGGAAATTATCCGCCACCCGGAAATCGACGTGATCGTGGAAGTGATGGGCGGAATCGCGGGAACGAAGGAGTATATTCTCGAAGCGCTGTCGCTCGGCAAGCATGTTGTAACGGCGAACAAGGATCTGATGGCGTTGCACGGACCGGAAATTTTGGCCAAGGCGCAGGAGCATCGCTGCGATGTCTTGTATGAGGCAAGCGTGGCGGGCGGTATTCCGATTCTGCGTACGCTGGTGGAGGGCTTCTCCTCCGACCGCATTACCAAAATTATGGGTATCGTAAACGGCACAACCAACTACATTCTGACCAAGATGAGCCAAGAGGGCGCTTCGTACGGCGATGTGCTGAAGGAAGCGCAGGAGCTGGGCTACGCGGAAGCGGATCCGACCTCCGATGTCGAAGGACTTGATGCAGCGCGCAAAATGACGATTCTGGCAACGCTGGGCTTCCGCTCCAACGTTGCGCTGGAGGATGTGTCGGCGAAGGGAATCTCTTCCGTCAGCAAGGAGGATATTCTGTACGCCAAGCGTCTTGGCTACGAGCTGAAGCTGCTTGGCATCGCGGAGCGTCAGGACGATCTGATCAGCATCAGCGTCCAACCGACGATGGTGAAGCAATCGCATCCTATCGCTTCCGTTAACGGAGTCTTCAATGCCGTATATGTGTACGGCGAAGCGGTTGGCGAGACGATGTTCTACGGCGCGGGCGCAGGCGAGCTGCCTACAGCTACGTCGATTGTGGCCGACCTTGTGGCCGTCGTCAAAAACCTGAAGCTTGGCGTCAATGGCAAGCAAGGCGCCGTGGCGTACAAGGAGAAGAAGCTCAAAACCGACGAGCAGATCTCGTCCAAATATTTCCTTCTGCTGCATGTAGCGGACCGCGCAGGCGTGCTTGCCCGCATTACGCAAGTGTTCGCGGACTTCGAGGTCAGCCTGGAGTCTGTGCTGCAGCAGCCGAATCCAAGCAATCCAGAGGCGGAAATTATTATTATTACGCATGACGCGAGCAAGGCAGCCATCCAGAAGGTTATTGGCGAATTCGAATCGCTGGATGTTGTTCACAAAGTAAAAAGCGTCTACCGTGTTGAAGGTTAA
- a CDS encoding ACT domain-containing protein, which produces MADRYYVVREDILPEALQKTIQAKEMLASGKATTVHEAVDRAGLSRSAFYKYKDGIYELNEMTQERIVTIAMDLEHRAGVLSSVLGLIAAKEGNVLTMNQSIPLQGYANVVLSVDVSQVAGDASDLIEALKGQSGVRKAAIIGRG; this is translated from the coding sequence GTGGCTGATCGCTATTATGTCGTTCGGGAGGACATTTTGCCGGAAGCGTTACAGAAGACGATTCAGGCCAAGGAGATGCTGGCGAGCGGCAAGGCGACGACCGTGCATGAAGCCGTCGACCGGGCAGGTCTAAGCCGAAGCGCCTTCTACAAATACAAGGATGGCATATACGAGCTGAACGAAATGACGCAGGAGAGAATCGTTACGATTGCCATGGATTTGGAGCATCGGGCAGGGGTCTTGTCCAGCGTTCTGGGCTTAATCGCCGCAAAGGAAGGGAATGTGCTCACGATGAATCAGAGCATTCCGCTGCAGGGCTACGCCAACGTGGTGCTGTCAGTGGATGTGTCGCAGGTCGCAGGGGACGCCTCGGACCTCATTGAAGCGCTGAAGGGCCAGTCCGGCGTGCGGAAAGCGGCGATCATCGGGCGCGGTTAA
- a CDS encoding Spo0B domain-containing protein produces the protein MGRLMTAKQLAAATALLPGGAVLAWPGTMWLNAIFLVWIAAVAAFWIREERKEHQERLTRTIAAMQSSGIRTLNHHRHDWMNDLQVLFGYMRLGKLDKTIAYVERIRERMLAESAVAKLGVPSLVSFIQSFRTMSSSLQLDVEVQEELHLNELDLDSEAVAETLIHTINTYRLAAKAEAGGASVLRLVLSRDGEALYAAFYYEGELINEQHWNQNLKQQLDGAPLRLEGTEPNGSMVLLKAEMRV, from the coding sequence ATGGGACGCTTAATGACGGCGAAGCAGCTTGCGGCCGCAACGGCATTGCTGCCTGGCGGCGCGGTTCTGGCGTGGCCCGGAACGATGTGGCTGAACGCGATTTTCCTTGTATGGATTGCCGCTGTTGCCGCATTCTGGATTCGTGAAGAACGCAAAGAGCATCAGGAGAGGCTGACTCGTACGATTGCAGCCATGCAAAGCTCAGGCATTCGCACGCTTAACCACCATCGTCATGATTGGATGAATGACCTGCAGGTATTGTTCGGCTATATGAGACTGGGCAAGTTGGATAAGACCATTGCCTACGTGGAGAGAATAAGAGAAAGAATGCTCGCGGAGAGCGCGGTTGCCAAGCTTGGCGTGCCGTCATTGGTCAGTTTTATCCAATCCTTCCGCACGATGTCAAGCTCTCTGCAGCTCGACGTAGAGGTTCAGGAAGAGCTTCATTTGAATGAGCTGGATTTGGACAGCGAGGCTGTCGCGGAGACGCTGATACATACCATTAACACATACCGCCTGGCCGCCAAGGCGGAGGCGGGTGGAGCATCCGTGCTGCGCCTGGTGTTAAGCAGGGACGGGGAAGCTCTGTACGCGGCATTTTATTATGAAGGCGAGCTCATCAATGAGCAGCATTGGAATCAGAATTTGAAACAGCAGCTGGACGGCGCGCCCCTGCGGCTGGAAGGCACGGAGCCCAATGGCTCTATGGTGCTGCTAAAGGCGGAAATGCGGGTTTGA
- the pheA gene encoding prephenate dehydratase, with protein sequence MKTIALLPAGSVSDEAAKHLFAVEDQVEWKHHRLIADVFQSTVNGISDYSVIPIENTIEGSVSLHMDWLVHEVDLPMQAEWVYPSIQNLIGRKAELLNNDGGLELTRIKKVLSHPVAIAQCLQFLRAHLPGVETEPVSSTAEAVRIVREHPGEGIAAIGTRIAASNNDLDLLATEITDHDNNYTRFMLVGNKPYTARTSERVKTSILVTLPEDYPGALHQVLSAFAWRRINLSRIESRPTKKKLGNYYFYIEIEMSLESVLLPAALQEIEAIGCQIRVLGCYPSFTYEQLS encoded by the coding sequence ATGAAGACGATAGCATTATTGCCGGCTGGCTCTGTGTCGGACGAAGCCGCCAAGCATTTGTTCGCGGTAGAGGATCAGGTGGAGTGGAAGCACCATCGCCTGATCGCGGACGTGTTCCAATCCACTGTGAATGGCATTAGCGACTACAGCGTCATTCCCATCGAGAATACGATTGAAGGCTCCGTCAGTCTGCACATGGATTGGCTGGTGCATGAGGTGGATCTACCGATGCAGGCGGAATGGGTATATCCCTCCATCCAGAACCTGATCGGACGCAAGGCCGAGCTATTGAACAACGACGGTGGGCTGGAGCTTACCCGTATCAAGAAGGTGCTCAGCCATCCCGTTGCCATCGCTCAGTGCCTGCAGTTTCTGCGCGCTCATCTTCCCGGCGTCGAGACAGAGCCGGTAAGCAGCACGGCTGAGGCTGTACGTATTGTACGCGAGCATCCCGGTGAAGGCATTGCCGCAATCGGCACACGTATTGCGGCTTCGAACAACGATCTGGACCTGCTGGCGACGGAAATTACGGATCATGACAACAACTATACCCGGTTCATGCTGGTTGGCAACAAGCCGTATACCGCCCGAACCTCGGAGCGGGTGAAGACGAGCATACTCGTCACGCTGCCGGAGGATTATCCAGGGGCGCTTCATCAGGTGCTGTCCGCCTTCGCGTGGCGGCGCATCAACCTGTCGCGCATTGAGTCGAGACCGACGAAGAAGAAGCTGGGCAATTATTATTTTTATATCGAAATCGAGATGTCTCTGGAGTCCGTGCTTCTGCCCGCCGCCTTGCAGGAAATTGAAGCTATCGGCTGTCAGATTCGGGTGCTGGGCTGTTACCCAAGCTTTACTTACGAGCAGTTATCCTAA
- the obgE gene encoding GTPase ObgE, with translation MFVDKAKIFVKGGDGGDGIVSFRREKYVENGGPAGGDGGNGGDLIFRVDEGLRTLMDFRYQKHFKAERGERGKVKGMHGASAEDTIVRIPPGTVIIDDDSGEIIADMTRHGQQVVVAKGGRGGRGNIRFATATNPAPYISENGEEGQERWVVLEMKVMADIGLVGFPSVGKSTLLSVVSGAKPKIGAYHFTTITPNLGVVEVGDGRSFVMADLPGLIEGAHEGVGLGHEFLRHVERTRVIIHVVDMAASEGRDPFDDWQKINAELRLYNAKLAERPQIIAANKMDMPEAEEQLAFFKEQLEALGEERVHQIVPISSLTKQGIQELLYKAADLLDTIAVNAEVEEVKEIEERKVYSYEKKEDITFTIHREDEIFVVESEGIARMMKRMNLNSYDAVMRFARTMRRLGVDDALRKAGAKDGDMVQVADFAFEFFEGSDYNPYD, from the coding sequence ATGTTTGTCGATAAGGCGAAAATTTTTGTAAAAGGCGGAGACGGCGGTGATGGCATCGTATCGTTCCGTCGAGAGAAGTATGTGGAGAACGGCGGTCCTGCGGGTGGAGACGGCGGCAACGGCGGCGATCTGATCTTCCGCGTGGATGAAGGCTTGCGCACGCTGATGGATTTCCGCTATCAGAAGCATTTCAAGGCGGAGCGCGGCGAGCGCGGGAAGGTCAAGGGCATGCACGGCGCCAGCGCGGAAGACACTATCGTACGTATTCCACCGGGTACAGTCATCATAGATGACGATTCCGGCGAGATTATAGCCGATATGACCAGGCATGGCCAGCAGGTAGTTGTTGCCAAGGGCGGACGCGGCGGTCGGGGCAACATCCGGTTCGCAACGGCGACCAATCCGGCTCCTTATATTTCGGAGAACGGAGAGGAGGGCCAGGAACGCTGGGTTGTGCTGGAGATGAAGGTAATGGCGGATATCGGGCTTGTCGGGTTCCCGAGCGTTGGCAAATCGACGCTTCTGTCCGTCGTATCTGGCGCAAAGCCGAAGATCGGAGCGTATCACTTCACGACGATTACCCCCAACCTTGGCGTGGTCGAAGTTGGCGACGGCCGCAGCTTTGTCATGGCGGATTTGCCGGGCTTAATCGAAGGTGCTCATGAAGGCGTTGGGCTCGGACACGAGTTTCTCCGTCACGTGGAGCGGACGAGGGTTATCATTCATGTCGTCGACATGGCGGCGTCCGAGGGCAGAGATCCGTTCGACGACTGGCAGAAGATTAACGCGGAGCTGAGGCTGTACAACGCGAAGCTTGCGGAGCGTCCGCAGATTATTGCGGCGAACAAGATGGATATGCCGGAGGCGGAGGAGCAGCTCGCTTTCTTCAAGGAGCAGCTGGAGGCGCTGGGCGAGGAGCGGGTGCATCAGATCGTGCCGATATCTTCGCTGACCAAGCAGGGCATTCAGGAGCTGCTGTACAAAGCGGCTGACTTGCTGGATACGATCGCGGTGAACGCCGAGGTCGAGGAAGTGAAGGAAATCGAGGAGCGTAAGGTATACAGCTACGAGAAGAAGGAAGATATCACGTTCACCATCCATCGCGAAGACGAAATCTTTGTCGTGGAGAGCGAAGGCATCGCTCGTATGATGAAACGGATGAATCTCAACTCGTACGATGCGGTGATGCGATTCGCGCGCACAATGCGCAGGCTTGGCGTTGACGACGCGCTGCGCAAGGCTGGGGCAAAGGACGGCGACATGGTGCAGGTTGCGGACTTTGCGTTTGAATTTTTTGAAGGCAGTGATTATAACCCTTACGATTAG
- a CDS encoding ribosomal-processing cysteine protease Prp, whose translation MISITFVRRSEDQRIVSFAVVGHAKYAKPGKDIVCAGVSAVSVGTVNAIETLAGFELPAKMKNGWLSSDIPVLPDAEADGKMQLLLESMAVMLETIATSYGKHVVIHVEQQ comes from the coding sequence ATGATTAGCATTACATTCGTCAGGCGGTCGGAGGACCAGCGTATCGTATCATTTGCGGTCGTAGGACATGCTAAATATGCGAAGCCCGGCAAAGACATTGTCTGCGCCGGCGTGTCGGCGGTATCGGTCGGCACGGTGAATGCGATTGAGACTTTAGCGGGGTTCGAGCTTCCCGCCAAGATGAAGAATGGCTGGCTCTCATCGGACATACCGGTGCTGCCCGACGCGGAAGCGGACGGCAAGATGCAGCTGCTCCTGGAATCTATGGCGGTTATGCTCGAGACGATCGCTACATCATACGGCAAGCACGTAGTCATACATGTGGAGCAGCAGTAA
- the thrB gene encoding homoserine kinase: MKDRRVIVKVPASTANLGPGFDTLGMALSLYGWIEMSIPESGETTFAFYGDGMDSLPRDKSNLLFKVAQLVFQEAGVSVPELAISMYSDVPLARGLGSSASAIVGALVAANELIGSPLSKHKLFQIATELEGHPDNVGASLFGGIVVSAWDGSEAHYARIEPHERLETLVAIPAFQLATEKARHALPSTVSMADAVFNVGRSSLLVAALASGELELIRHAMKDRLHQPYRAALIPGMAEILERAADYGALGAALSGAGPTLIAFVDGASGEKKAALAEFLKSTLAKEGIQAETLWLSPCSSGAEATVEEWDGSASGGARLTLMDRIKGEVRA; encoded by the coding sequence ATGAAGGATCGCAGAGTCATTGTAAAGGTTCCCGCCAGCACCGCCAATCTGGGTCCGGGCTTCGACACGCTAGGCATGGCGCTGTCGCTCTACGGCTGGATTGAGATGTCCATTCCGGAGTCGGGAGAAACGACGTTTGCATTCTATGGCGACGGCATGGATAGCCTGCCTCGCGACAAATCCAACCTGCTGTTCAAGGTGGCTCAGCTTGTGTTCCAGGAAGCGGGAGTAAGCGTGCCGGAGCTTGCCATCTCCATGTACAGCGACGTTCCGCTTGCAAGAGGTCTTGGCTCCAGCGCTTCCGCTATTGTGGGCGCGCTGGTGGCCGCAAACGAGCTGATAGGCAGCCCGCTGAGCAAGCACAAGCTGTTCCAGATCGCTACGGAGCTGGAAGGCCATCCCGACAATGTCGGCGCGTCGCTGTTCGGCGGCATTGTCGTATCCGCCTGGGATGGCTCGGAGGCGCATTACGCGCGGATCGAGCCGCATGAGAGGCTGGAGACGCTGGTCGCCATTCCAGCGTTCCAGCTGGCGACGGAGAAGGCGCGCCATGCGCTGCCTTCTACGGTGTCCATGGCCGACGCGGTATTCAACGTCGGCCGGAGCTCGCTGCTCGTCGCGGCGCTGGCCAGCGGTGAGCTGGAGCTGATCCGCCATGCGATGAAGGATCGGCTGCACCAGCCTTATCGTGCAGCGCTGATTCCTGGCATGGCGGAGATTCTGGAGCGCGCCGCGGATTACGGCGCGCTTGGAGCGGCGCTCAGCGGAGCTGGGCCGACGCTGATCGCGTTCGTGGACGGCGCAAGCGGCGAGAAGAAAGCCGCGCTTGCGGAGTTTCTGAAGTCGACGCTGGCGAAGGAAGGCATCCAAGCCGAGACGTTGTGGTTGTCGCCTTGCAGCAGCGGGGCGGAGGCAACGGTAGAGGAGTGGGACGGCTCCGCTTCTGGCGGCGCGCGGCTCACGCTGATGGATCGAATCAAAGGAGAAGTCAGAGCATGA
- the rpmA gene encoding 50S ribosomal protein L27, with translation MLKLNLQLFASKKGVGSTKNGRDSQSKRLGAKRADGQVVTGGSILFRQRGTKIHPGTNVGIGKDDTLYAKVDGVVKFERLGRDRKKVSVYPVAEAPVAAAVEA, from the coding sequence ATGTTGAAATTGAATCTTCAGCTTTTCGCTTCGAAGAAGGGCGTAGGCTCCACGAAGAACGGACGCGACTCCCAATCCAAGCGCCTGGGCGCCAAGCGCGCTGACGGTCAAGTTGTGACAGGAGGCAGCATCTTGTTCCGCCAACGCGGCACGAAGATCCACCCTGGAACGAACGTAGGCATCGGCAAAGACGACACGCTGTACGCGAAAGTAGACGGCGTCGTGAAGTTCGAGCGTCTCGGACGCGATCGCAAGAAAGTGAGCGTATACCCTGTTGCTGAGGCTCCTGTAGCCGCTGCAGTAGAAGCTTAA
- the rplU gene encoding 50S ribosomal protein L21 — translation MFAIIETGGKQYKVQEGDVIYIEKLNGGEGENVTFDRVLAVSGKDGLVTGAPVVSGASVTGKVEKHGKGQKITVYKYKAKKNYRRKQGHRQPYTKVTIEKIQA, via the coding sequence ATGTTCGCAATTATCGAAACTGGCGGCAAGCAATACAAAGTTCAGGAGGGCGATGTAATCTACATCGAGAAACTGAACGGCGGCGAAGGCGAAAACGTAACGTTCGATCGCGTTCTGGCCGTTTCCGGCAAGGACGGTCTTGTAACTGGCGCTCCGGTTGTATCCGGCGCAAGCGTTACTGGCAAAGTCGAGAAACACGGCAAAGGCCAAAAGATCACTGTTTACAAATACAAAGCCAAAAAGAACTACCGCCGCAAGCAAGGTCATCGTCAGCCTTACACGAAAGTAACAATCGAGAAAATCCAAGCGTAA